One stretch of Desulfobacterales bacterium DNA includes these proteins:
- a CDS encoding transglutaminase domain-containing protein — protein MAIILEGSRLIKVRWDFPQSYLYKIIDICAMMLIGLSGYFISVNLSQALYKIVLWMPVPLFPLMVFQAYSTTGKINIRSFFLLLRKKNTLASDRKLPDINLAYPYLAFCIISASAANIRNIWFYAGQFIIITWALWSFRSKKFSIKLWLTIIILAGLIGYVGHIGLNKLQSYTTDWFAEFFIDDFDPYRNRTAIGDIGTIDPSSHIIFRVKSNNKLPDSFLLRESCYNIYSSKWWFAYQSNFESIKSEENLTSWKIKHHIQELTNKQMITIAAYLKKGKGLLKIPIDTIQIDQLPVLTMKRNQYGTVLVEDDTGLLIYDAVFGGKELFDSSPTKQDLFIPASDESAINEINKMLDLKSKSPTEILETVKNFFNNKFEYSLIQNSKKQGVSPLEDFLTRTKSGHCEYFATASVLLLRSANIPARYATGYVVDQKNRIDEWIAIRGRHAHAWTLAFINGTWCNFDSTPPSRSEIEEETASTLESVFDLWSQLIFKLYEWRLKNSKEHITKYLWGLIILLLCVMTWRLYSKKQAVKRVKSYKDKEIISKPFPGKNSEFYLIETILTEKGYFRYPWETTGAWIERISNILPLSIPLNNIKSALLLHYKYRFDPEGINSDEKEALKNQIQIIISLITKK, from the coding sequence ATGGCCATTATTCTCGAAGGATCCCGTTTAATTAAAGTAAGATGGGATTTTCCCCAATCATATCTTTATAAAATCATTGATATATGCGCTATGATGCTAATAGGGCTCTCTGGTTATTTTATTTCAGTCAATCTATCCCAAGCCTTGTATAAAATTGTCTTATGGATGCCTGTTCCACTGTTTCCCCTTATGGTCTTTCAGGCATACAGCACAACTGGAAAAATTAATATTAGATCCTTTTTCCTGTTATTAAGAAAAAAAAATACCTTAGCCAGTGACAGGAAGCTTCCAGATATTAACCTTGCATATCCTTATCTTGCTTTTTGTATAATATCTGCAAGTGCAGCAAATATTAGAAATATATGGTTTTATGCTGGACAGTTTATAATTATTACATGGGCATTATGGTCATTTCGCTCAAAAAAGTTTTCAATTAAATTATGGCTAACTATAATTATTCTTGCTGGACTTATAGGATATGTTGGTCATATAGGATTAAACAAACTGCAAAGTTATACAACCGATTGGTTTGCAGAATTTTTTATTGATGATTTTGATCCTTATCGTAATCGCACAGCTATAGGAGATATCGGCACTATTGATCCATCTTCCCATATTATTTTTCGTGTAAAATCTAATAATAAACTTCCAGATTCTTTTTTACTAAGGGAATCGTGTTATAATATATATTCTTCAAAATGGTGGTTTGCATATCAGTCAAATTTCGAATCAATAAAATCAGAAGAAAACTTAACATCATGGAAAATTAAACATCATATACAAGAACTAACTAATAAACAAATGATTACAATTGCCGCATACCTTAAAAAAGGGAAAGGTTTACTAAAAATTCCGATTGATACTATCCAGATTGACCAACTACCTGTTTTAACAATGAAACGAAATCAGTATGGAACTGTTTTAGTTGAAGATGATACTGGCTTATTAATATATGATGCTGTTTTTGGAGGTAAAGAACTTTTTGACTCATCCCCCACTAAACAAGATTTATTTATTCCTGCATCAGATGAATCGGCTATAAATGAAATTAATAAAATGCTTGACCTAAAATCAAAATCTCCAACAGAAATTTTAGAAACAGTTAAAAATTTTTTTAATAATAAATTCGAATATTCCTTGATACAAAACAGCAAAAAACAAGGTGTTTCACCTCTTGAAGACTTTTTAACAAGAACGAAATCAGGGCATTGTGAATATTTTGCCACAGCATCTGTTCTTCTCCTTCGTTCAGCAAATATTCCAGCTCGTTATGCAACAGGATATGTAGTTGATCAAAAAAATAGAATAGACGAATGGATCGCAATTAGAGGCAGACATGCTCACGCATGGACGCTTGCTTTTATTAATGGAACATGGTGCAATTTTGATTCAACGCCTCCTTCCAGATCTGAAATCGAAGAGGAAACCGCTTCAACTTTGGAGTCTGTTTTTGATCTTTGGTCTCAATTAATATTCAAATTATACGAATGGCGATTAAAAAATAGCAAAGAGCACATTACAAAATATTTATGGGGACTTATTATACTGCTTTTATGCGTTATGACATGGAGATTGTATTCTAAAAAACAAGCAGTCAAGCGGGTTAAATCATATAAAGATAAAGAAATTATATCAAAGCCATTTCCTGGTAAAAATTCTGAGTTTTATTTAATCGAAACAATATTAACTGAAAAAGGATATTTCCGTTATCCATGGGAAACAACAGGTGCATGGATAGAAAGGATATCCAATATACTTCCGTTATCTATTCCGTTAAACAATATTAAATCAGCTCTTTTATTGCACTATAAATATCGTTTTGATCCAGAAGGAATAAACTCAGATGAAAAGGAAGCTCTAAAAAATCAAATACAAATAATTATATCCTTAATTACTAAAAAATAA
- a CDS encoding N-acetylmuramoyl-L-alanine amidase, translating to MFLIKLKQGKLKFDILRKNFSIVLFFLLIVSLILFLNKGALSQSLFDNFFSSNKGKIKIVIDPGHGGLDKGLMFPSESYESNIVLSLAKMISNKLDKQFDVFLTRNDDYASDIIERSGFSNNINPELFISIHVEKNKIKSCNMSILYFNGDSTNNNSCSQQDNKKIAEAFKVSIAEHLNMKVSIKEAPVLILKTVCAPSILIEISYSNNPSDKYLMDVSNGICKGIFSIF from the coding sequence ATGTTTTTGATTAAATTAAAGCAAGGTAAGCTTAAATTTGATATTTTAAGAAAAAATTTTTCTATAGTTTTATTTTTTTTGCTAATAGTGTCACTTATTCTTTTCTTAAATAAAGGCGCATTGAGCCAATCTTTATTTGATAATTTTTTTTCTTCAAACAAAGGTAAAATTAAAATCGTAATTGATCCTGGTCATGGAGGGTTAGATAAAGGATTAATGTTTCCTTCTGAATCTTATGAAAGTAATATAGTTTTAAGTTTAGCTAAAATGATTTCAAATAAGCTTGATAAACAATTTGATGTTTTTCTTACACGCAATGATGATTATGCCTCAGATATAATTGAAAGAAGCGGTTTCTCAAATAATATTAATCCTGAATTATTTATTAGTATTCACGTTGAAAAAAATAAAATTAAATCTTGCAATATGAGCATTTTATACTTTAACGGTGACTCTACAAATAATAATTCTTGCTCCCAACAAGATAATAAAAAAATTGCGGAGGCATTTAAAGTATCTATAGCTGAACATTTAAATATGAAAGTCAGCATCAAAGAAGCTCCTGTTCTCATATTAAAAACCGTATGCGCCCCATCTATTCTTATAGAAATTAGTTATTCAAATAACCCCAGCGACAAATATTTAATGGATGTTTCAAACGGAATATGCAAGGGGATATTTTCGATTTTTTAA
- a CDS encoding TonB-dependent receptor — MMKKLLYSLIALLIFSSVYASDVEKADCEVSGAIYEKGTKKPIKNAVFFVKEASLQIETDDKGEFKFNAKPGEYTIIIPIIGYEKFETQIKIIENEKLVLTFRIEPKIINPYEIVVRSKKPQSEVSAQRISIQEAYTIPGSNRDVIKAISNMPGINSISVFNGYGSGLVIRGSSPEDSVYHVNDQWIPMLYHFGGFESVFEPELIESLEYYAGGFSPEFYEAMGGVVKVNFRDPRTDRIGGYVNLSLLSSSIMLEGPINDSDSFAISVKRGFLDVYTRMLASEFEDELSFTTYPVYYDTNFLYTKKLSNLNKLRLIGVCSSDSMEMVLEDEAESPRFSNKLSTDLSFANFIFEWEYKKGDLKSIFSPMLSYEKTSFDFGPRAYFIFRQDILSLSEKLEFSAGEKHLIKTGGRFVTGIVKIESSFFAPPKEGEVTHNPYEEEINDDQKIHFYFPAFYLMDQMAYGDFIVTPGVAALYDTHNEHFYVDPRFSIKYMIRKDLALKYGMGLFSKMPEEDESHEPWGTEGLKPERSYHYIGGFEKNITDDISLDVQGYYKDFKNLVSRTDDEDPTEYENAGTGYAYGAELLLRHKLTDKFFGWMSYSYCVSKRKDGPNEKERFFDMDIPHNLTFVLSYKFNKEWQVGARFNYSSGLPYTDLLSTDTIYDVDNDYYLPIYNGDVNNKRLKARHQLDIRIDRYWLFDKFVLSTYLDIQNVYMNDPVFRVTYSDDYTEKEDLKGLPVMIFLGLKADF; from the coding sequence ATGATGAAAAAATTATTATACAGTTTAATTGCATTACTTATTTTTAGCAGTGTGTATGCTTCAGATGTGGAAAAAGCAGACTGTGAAGTTTCAGGCGCAATTTATGAGAAGGGTACAAAAAAGCCAATAAAAAATGCAGTATTCTTCGTAAAGGAAGCAAGTTTACAAATTGAAACCGATGATAAAGGTGAATTTAAATTTAATGCTAAACCCGGAGAATATACAATCATTATTCCGATTATAGGTTATGAAAAGTTTGAAACCCAAATAAAGATAATTGAGAATGAAAAGCTTGTTCTTACTTTTAGAATAGAGCCTAAGATAATAAATCCTTATGAAATAGTCGTGCGAAGTAAAAAGCCTCAAAGTGAAGTTTCAGCTCAAAGAATAAGTATTCAAGAGGCCTATACAATTCCTGGCTCAAATAGAGATGTAATAAAAGCTATTTCAAACATGCCAGGAATAAATTCAATAAGCGTGTTTAACGGTTATGGAAGTGGGCTTGTTATACGAGGGTCATCTCCTGAAGATAGTGTTTATCATGTAAATGACCAATGGATTCCTATGCTTTATCATTTTGGAGGATTTGAAAGCGTTTTTGAGCCTGAATTAATTGAATCACTTGAATATTATGCTGGAGGTTTTAGTCCTGAATTTTATGAAGCTATGGGGGGCGTTGTTAAAGTTAATTTCAGGGATCCTCGAACTGATAGGATAGGGGGATATGTTAATTTAAGCCTGCTTTCTTCGTCAATTATGTTAGAAGGACCTATAAATGATTCAGATAGCTTCGCAATAAGTGTAAAAAGAGGTTTTTTAGATGTATATACAAGAATGCTGGCATCGGAATTTGAAGATGAATTATCTTTTACAACTTATCCTGTATATTATGACACTAATTTTTTATATACAAAAAAACTTTCTAATCTCAATAAATTAAGGCTTATTGGAGTTTGTTCGTCTGATTCTATGGAAATGGTTCTTGAAGATGAAGCAGAATCTCCAAGATTTTCTAATAAATTATCAACAGATTTAAGCTTTGCAAATTTTATATTTGAATGGGAATATAAAAAAGGTGATTTAAAATCCATTTTTTCTCCGATGCTTTCTTATGAAAAAACTTCGTTTGATTTTGGACCAAGGGCTTATTTTATATTTAGACAGGATATATTAAGCTTAAGCGAGAAATTAGAATTCAGTGCAGGCGAAAAACATTTGATTAAAACTGGAGGAAGGTTTGTAACAGGGATTGTAAAAATTGAGTCTTCATTTTTTGCTCCGCCAAAAGAGGGCGAAGTAACTCATAACCCATATGAAGAAGAAATTAATGATGATCAAAAAATTCATTTTTATTTTCCGGCTTTTTATTTGATGGATCAGATGGCTTATGGAGATTTTATAGTTACTCCTGGTGTAGCGGCTTTATACGATACGCATAATGAACATTTCTATGTGGATCCAAGATTTTCGATTAAATATATGATAAGAAAAGATTTAGCGCTTAAATACGGAATGGGTTTATTTTCAAAAATGCCTGAAGAAGATGAATCCCATGAGCCTTGGGGAACTGAAGGACTTAAGCCTGAACGTTCTTATCATTACATAGGCGGTTTTGAAAAAAATATAACCGATGATATTTCTTTAGACGTTCAGGGATATTATAAAGATTTTAAAAATCTTGTATCAAGAACTGACGATGAAGATCCAACAGAATATGAAAATGCTGGTACAGGCTACGCTTATGGAGCTGAACTTCTTTTGCGCCATAAACTTACAGATAAATTTTTCGGATGGATGTCATATTCATACTGTGTATCTAAAAGAAAAGACGGACCAAATGAAAAAGAACGCTTTTTTGACATGGACATACCCCATAATTTAACTTTTGTATTAAGCTATAAATTTAATAAAGAATGGCAAGTTGGAGCAAGATTTAACTATTCGTCAGGCTTGCCTTATACCGATCTTTTAAGCACTGACACAATTTATGATGTTGATAATGATTATTATCTGCCTATCTATAATGGAGACGTTAATAACAAAAGGCTTAAAGCAAGGCATCAGCTTGATATAAGAATAGATAGGTATTGGCTCTTTGATAAATTTGTTTTAAGCACTTATCTCGACATTCAAAATGTTTACATGAATGACCCTGTTTTTAGAGTCACTTATAGTGATGATTATACTGAAAAAGAAGATTTAAAAGGTCTTCCTGTAATGATATTTTTAGGTTTAAAAGCTGATTTTTAA
- a CDS encoding MoxR family ATPase: MNTYRQVYEKLFNNIETVMRGQSNSIRKLLSGFITGGHILLEDFPGTGKTTLAKTLALSIDTQFKRIQFTPDLLPSDILGVSIYDQKEKAFNLHKGPVFTNILLADEINRASPRTQSALLEAMGEGQVSIDGKIHLLENLFFVIATQNPIEFRGTYPLPEAQMDRFSLQFSLGYVSIEDEVAILSDQGNKHPIDDIKPCVTKEDILELKQKLNEIRMSDELKQYIVEIVRATRTAKGVLLGAGPRASLSLMKTARALALFDGMEFVTPDHIKENAVAVIAHRIAIDPQSRFSGRTAQAIVEEIIETIPVPA, translated from the coding sequence ATGAACACATATCGGCAAGTGTATGAAAAGCTTTTTAATAATATTGAAACAGTTATGAGGGGGCAATCAAATAGTATCAGAAAATTACTTTCGGGCTTTATTACCGGAGGACATATTTTGCTCGAAGATTTTCCAGGCACAGGTAAAACTACATTGGCTAAAACTCTGGCACTTTCAATTGATACTCAGTTTAAGCGTATTCAATTTACACCAGACCTTTTACCATCTGATATTCTTGGAGTTTCAATCTACGATCAAAAAGAAAAAGCCTTTAATCTTCACAAAGGGCCTGTATTTACAAACATATTACTGGCGGATGAGATAAACCGAGCATCACCACGAACACAATCAGCTCTTCTTGAAGCTATGGGAGAAGGACAAGTTAGTATTGACGGGAAAATTCACCTGCTTGAAAACTTATTTTTTGTTATTGCTACTCAAAACCCTATCGAATTCAGAGGCACCTACCCTCTTCCAGAAGCTCAAATGGATAGATTTTCCCTTCAATTCAGTCTGGGGTATGTATCCATTGAAGATGAAGTCGCTATACTTTCAGACCAGGGAAACAAACATCCTATTGACGATATTAAACCATGCGTTACAAAAGAAGATATCTTAGAATTAAAACAAAAACTTAATGAAATACGTATGAGCGATGAATTGAAACAATATATTGTTGAAATCGTAAGGGCAACCAGAACCGCAAAAGGGGTTTTATTGGGAGCTGGACCAAGGGCATCTCTATCCCTTATGAAAACAGCCAGAGCTCTCGCACTTTTTGACGGTATGGAATTTGTAACCCCTGACCATATAAAAGAAAACGCTGTAGCAGTAATAGCTCATCGTATAGCAATAGATCCTCAATCTCGTTTTTCTGGTAGAACTGCTCAGGCAATTGTTGAAGAAATCATTGAAACAATACCAGTTCCAGCTTAA
- a CDS encoding NYN domain-containing protein: MVGVKTEKLAVLIDADNAQPSIIEGLLTEIAKYGTANVKRIYGDWTVPDLKVWKEVLLQYSIQPIQQFRYTTGKNATDSAMIIDAMDLLYTNKFDGFCIVSSDSDFTKLASRIREAGLFVYGFGEKKTPKPFVSACDKFIFTEVLRTKDDDSAKINRKTASELKQDSKLVNLLRSAVENSSDDSGLAHLASVGSNIAKQAPEFDPRNYGYKKLGELIAATKLFQIEEREVGDGLSKALYLKDLRKR; the protein is encoded by the coding sequence ATGGTAGGAGTAAAAACTGAAAAATTAGCTGTATTAATAGACGCTGATAATGCACAACCGTCCATTATTGAAGGCTTATTGACGGAAATAGCAAAATATGGGACTGCTAATGTAAAAAGGATTTATGGGGATTGGACAGTGCCGGATCTAAAGGTATGGAAAGAAGTTTTATTACAGTATTCAATTCAGCCCATTCAGCAATTTAGATATACCACAGGAAAAAATGCTACTGACAGTGCAATGATAATTGATGCAATGGATTTACTTTATACTAATAAGTTTGATGGATTTTGTATCGTATCGAGTGATAGTGATTTTACTAAATTAGCGTCAAGGATAAGGGAGGCCGGTCTTTTTGTTTATGGCTTTGGAGAAAAGAAAACTCCCAAACCTTTTGTTTCAGCTTGTGACAAATTCATATTCACCGAAGTCCTGCGAACAAAAGATGACGATTCAGCTAAAATTAATCGCAAAACAGCATCAGAATTAAAACAAGATTCTAAGTTAGTTAATTTATTAAGAAGTGCTGTTGAGAATTCTTCTGATGATAGTGGTTTGGCACATTTGGCATCTGTTGGTAGTAATATCGCTAAACAAGCGCCTGAGTTTGATCCACGAAATTATGGATATAAAAAATTAGGTGAACTTATAGCAGCAACCAAACTATTTCAGATCGAGGAAAGAGAAGTTGGTGATGGGCTTTCAAAGGCGTTGTATTTAAAAGATCTAAGAAAAAGATAA
- a CDS encoding serine/threonine protein kinase: MPLIFAEEEISQSNQIGDIQENFRLIEKLNHPNIASVKSLGHDNKCGYFIVMEFVDGISLKKYRQAQTNRVLPLDEAERVIKQVACGIDYAYSEGVIHRDLKPENIIVTPDSKVKIIDFGIAMEIKSTYTRLTSVRLDLSGTWPYMSPEQWEGERQDKKTDIYSLGVVFYEMVKGYCPFENPDPIILGNIVKTKQPNQS; this comes from the coding sequence CTGCCTTTAATTTTTGCTGAAGAGGAAATTTCACAAAGCAACCAAATAGGTGATATTCAAGAAAACTTTAGATTAATTGAAAAGCTAAATCATCCAAACATAGCTTCAGTAAAATCACTTGGGCATGATAACAAATGTGGCTATTTTATTGTTATGGAATTTGTTGATGGCATAAGTCTTAAAAAATATCGTCAAGCGCAAACAAATAGAGTTCTTCCATTAGATGAAGCTGAGCGTGTAATAAAGCAAGTTGCTTGCGGCATAGATTATGCCTATTCAGAAGGAGTTATTCACAGAGATTTAAAGCCCGAAAACATAATTGTAACTCCAGACAGTAAAGTTAAAATCATTGATTTTGGCATAGCTATGGAAATTAAAAGCACTTATACAAGGCTTACAAGCGTTCGTTTAGACTTAAGCGGAACCTGGCCTTATATGTCCCCTGAACAATGGGAAGGTGAAAGGCAGGATAAAAAAACAGATATTTATTCTTTAGGTGTAGTTTTTTACGAAATGGTAAAAGGATATTGTCCTTTTGAAAATCCTGACCCTATAATTTTAGGAAATATAGTTAAAACTAAGCAGCCTAATCAATCTTGA
- a CDS encoding DUF58 domain-containing protein has protein sequence MLNRFLYKSYRFFYTVNTLISSRFTGVGRLILIGIAVSAVIGLDTEKALAYQIFAFLVSLVSISMIWSLFAKGNFTVIRKLPKFGTVGETLFYIIEIQNTTLKKQNYLSLIENLTDPRPTIDELVNTPEPDEEKRNIWDRRTLYFRWLWLISKNRKAHVKETPLPNIPPNGKIELRANLLPLQRGELEITGVNFLYPDPLGIFKSFINVPVRQSLLILPKQYQINPIDLPGSRKYQPGGVAFASSIGNSDEFLSVRDYRPGDPLRQIHWKSWAKTGKPIIKEYMDEYFVRHALILDTFLNVAYSNVFEAAVSVAASVIGNIQTQESLIDLMFVGAKAYCFSSGRNTSNTDKMMEVLASVKICQDKPFSTLSLPVFEHSSVLSGCIIILLMWDKERQNFISHLKKMGLPVFVIVIMENNLTHALDLGPMADSTEKFHIINPNNIKEGLAKL, from the coding sequence ATGTTAAACCGTTTCTTATATAAAAGCTACAGATTTTTTTATACTGTAAATACATTGATTTCAAGCAGATTTACAGGTGTTGGCAGATTGATTTTAATTGGGATTGCCGTTTCAGCAGTTATTGGTCTTGATACTGAGAAGGCTTTGGCATACCAAATATTTGCTTTTCTTGTTTCTCTTGTTTCTATTTCTATGATCTGGAGCTTATTCGCCAAGGGGAATTTTACTGTAATAAGAAAACTCCCAAAATTTGGAACTGTGGGAGAAACACTTTTTTATATCATTGAAATTCAAAATACAACTTTAAAAAAACAGAATTATCTGTCCTTAATAGAAAATTTAACTGATCCAAGACCGACTATTGATGAGTTAGTCAATACCCCAGAACCTGACGAAGAAAAAAGAAATATCTGGGATAGACGAACATTATATTTTAGATGGCTGTGGCTGATTTCAAAAAATCGTAAGGCACATGTTAAAGAAACTCCATTGCCAAATATTCCGCCAAATGGGAAAATAGAATTACGAGCTAATTTATTGCCCTTGCAAAGAGGGGAATTGGAAATAACTGGGGTTAATTTTCTATATCCGGATCCTTTGGGGATTTTTAAATCCTTTATAAATGTGCCTGTTCGCCAAAGTTTGCTTATACTTCCAAAGCAATATCAAATAAATCCCATTGATCTTCCTGGGTCAAGAAAATATCAGCCGGGCGGAGTCGCTTTTGCATCTTCGATTGGTAATTCAGATGAATTTTTATCTGTAAGGGATTATCGACCTGGTGATCCATTGCGACAAATACATTGGAAAAGCTGGGCAAAAACCGGGAAACCCATCATTAAAGAATATATGGATGAATATTTTGTGCGGCATGCTCTTATATTGGATACATTTCTTAATGTGGCTTACAGTAATGTGTTTGAGGCGGCTGTGTCTGTTGCTGCCTCTGTTATAGGGAATATTCAAACTCAGGAATCTCTTATAGACCTTATGTTCGTAGGCGCAAAAGCTTATTGCTTTTCATCAGGCAGAAACACATCCAATACTGACAAAATGATGGAAGTATTAGCTTCAGTTAAAATATGCCAAGACAAACCTTTTAGCACACTATCTCTGCCGGTTTTTGAACATTCATCCGTATTAAGCGGCTGCATTATTATCTTACTTATGTGGGATAAAGAACGGCAGAATTTTATCAGTCATTTAAAAAAAATGGGCTTGCCTGTATTTGTTATAGTAATTATGGAAAATAATTTAACTCATGCTCTTGATTTAGGCCCTATGGCCGATAGTACTGAAAAATTTCATATTATCAATCCAAATAACATTAAGGAAGGATTAGCAAAATTATAG